The Desulfovibrio fairfieldensis sequence TTCGGAAAAAACGGGAAAGGGCTGCCGGTTCTGTTCGATCATGACGTTCCTTTGCCGAGGCCGTTGTCACACACCCGGCCGCTGGGAGAACGGAAACAAGAGCATTTCAAGGTTGAAACGCTCTGAAGCCGCGCCGGGCGCGGCGTGGGTCAATACCCGCGAGACTTACGCAGCCTGGCCTGGCCGAACGTTTTGCGGAAATCCCAAGTGCGACAGGTTCAGGCTCAGCCCTCAGTAAAACGCCGTCCGAAAAAAGGCAGCTTTGCAGCCGGAGCAAAGTGACTTTTCAAGGGTAATCTGCTCTAGGATCGGGAGGAGCGTACCCGCTCGTCGGCAGCCGCCCGTTCCGCCGCCTCGGCCACCGCCACTGGCACAATGGTCTTGCCGATGGGGCAGAGGGCCAGGGCCGCCAGTTTGACGTGCTGCCATGCAAAGGGGATGCCGATAATGGTGACGGCGCAGAAAAGGGCCCAGATGAGGTGCTGCATGGCGATCCAGATGCCCGCCAGCAACAGCCAGATAATATTGCCCACTGTGCCGAAGGGCCCGGTGCCGATGTCCGGCTGGCCGGTGAGCACGTCGCGCGATACCGGCATCTTCCCGAAAGGAAAGAAGGCGAATTCGCCGATCACAAAACAGGCCCGTCCCCAGGGGATGCCCACAATGGAGATAAAGCAGAGTACTCCGAAAAACCACCAGGTCAGGCCCATCCAGATGCCGCCCAGTAAAAACCAGATCACATTGCCCAGGCAACTCATGGCCGTGTTCTCCTGACCCGTTTTTCAGAGCGGGTTCACTTCGGAAATCGACATTTTCAAAGTTTTAAAGGCGCTCGTCGCGGTCGTCCGCTTCCGCAGACGCCGGAGCAGGTTAGCTTTGAAAGGTAACCTGCTCTAAAAATTGACCACAACCTGTTCGCCGTCCTGGGCGCGCCGAGCGATCTCGCCGATGCGCCAGGCCCGCAGATTGAAGGCCTGGATGCGGTTGATGGCTTCCTCGGCCTGCTCGGCGGGCAAGATCAGGACATAACCGATGCCCCCGTTGAATATCTGGAGGATCTCCGGCCAGGAGAGTTCGCCCGCGTTCTTGAGCCAGTGGAAGACGGGCGGCAGCTGCCAACTGCCGAAATTGATCCGGGCTTCCACCTGGGAGGGCAGCACGCGCGGGATATTGTCGTAAAAACCGCCGCCGGTGATATGGGCCATGCCCTTGACGTTCATGTCGCGCAACAGGGAGCGCACGGCCTCCACATAAATGGTGGTGGGCGTCAGCAGCACGTCGCGCACGCTGGCGCCGTCCGCGCCGGGAAAGGCGTCGTCCGCCTTGAGGCCGCTCCGAGCCAGAACCTGGCGCGCCAGGGAAAAACCGTTGGAGTGCAGGCCGGAGGAAGCCACGCCCACAATGACGTCGCCCACCTGAATGCCCGAACCGTCAATGAGTTTGGCGTTGTCCACCAGGCCCACGCAGAAACCGGCCAGATCGTATTCACCGGGCGCGTACATGTCGGGCATTTCAGCGGTTTCGCCGCCCAGCAGGGCGCAACCGGCCTGGCGGCAACCTTCGGCCACGCCGCTGACCACGGTTTCCGCCGTGTCCACGTCCAGCTTGCCGGTGGCGAAATAATCCAGGAAAAACAAGGGAGTCGCGCCCTGAACCAGAATGTCGTTGACGCTCATGGCCACCAGGTCGATGCCCACGCTGTCATGCTTGTTGAAGGTGAAAGCCAGCTTGAGCTTGGTGCCCACGCCGTCGGTGGAGGAGACCAGCACCGGTTCGCTCATGCCGCTGAGGTCCGGACGGAACAGGCCGCCGAAACCGCCGATGTCGGAAATGACGCCCCTGATCTGGGTGCTCGCCACCAAATGCTTGATGCGTCCGACCAGGGCATTGCCCGCCTCAATGTTGACGCCGGCCTGGGTATAGGCTTTTGCGCGCTCGCTGGACATGCTGTCGCCTCCTTTAATCTCCATTGAATAGCAAATTTTTCTCCGAAGCCCAAGTCTCTTTTTTCATGGACCGGGCCGCCCGCCGCTGGTATAGGGGAGTTAACGCCTTTTATGCGCCGACTGCTCTGAAGGATTTGTCCGCAACTCCTTGCCGCGAAATGCGAGTCGGCGGCCTTTGCTCGCCGCAAACGAGCATTTCAAGTGTTACAAGTACCAGTTGGCAAAAATGGGAAAGTTTTATGCGTAATCATCATATAGTTCTGCTTCTCTGGCTTGCGCTTTGCCTCTGGCCGGGCGTGCCGGTCCATGCCATGGGGTCGCCCGATGCGGGCAACGCCGAGAGGACGGACAGCGCACCCCGCAATGCGGGAGCGACCGCTTCCGCTTCAGCGCAGACGCCCGCGCCGCAAAATCCGTCCGTACACAACGAATACAACAATTCCACCGTGTACAACGGCGACGTGTACAATTCCACCAACGACAGCGCGGGGTACAATGGTTTTGCCGGAACCTGGCGGGATCCTGAAACCGGGGACATCATCACCTCGGTCATCGCGCCCCGCCAGCCCCAGCCGGAACAGAACACGCCGGTCATCGTGGCCCCGCAGATCTACCCCGGCGAGAACCGGCCCTATCCGCCGGGACCCGGGCCGTATCCGCCGTATCCTCCCGGCCCGCCGCCGCGTCCGCACCCCAATCCCGGCCCGTATCCGGGGCCGTGGCCTCATCCCGCGCCCCCCCGGCCCTCGCCTGTTCCGCCCTGGCAGCAACCGGGCTGGCAGGGCACGACACCGCCCCAGGGGCATATGCCGCCGGGCTGGCGGCCGCCGTCCGATACGCGGCCCTGGCCGCACGCGCCGGGCTATCTGCCGGCCCCGCGCAACAATATCGCGCCGTCCACGGGACTGGGGGGAACGGGTGGCACCGGAGGCATGGGCGGAGCCGGACTGCCGGGACGCGGCGCCGGAGGGCGTTGAGATGCGCGCCATGCTCTGGGAGCCCTTGTCCGGCGGGACCGGCGGGGAAGTGCGATGCCGCTTGTGCGCGCATGCCTGCCGCCTGAAGAAAGGCGGCAAGGGGCTGTGCGGCGTGCGGGTCAACCTGGGCGGGGAAATGGTTTCCCTGGTGGGGGATGTGGTCACCAGCGCCCAGATGGACCCGGTGGAAAAAAAGCCCCTCTACCATTTTCTGCCGGGCAGCAAAACCTTTTCCGTGGGCAGCGCGGGCTGCAACTTCCGTTGCCGGTTCTGCCAGAATTACCAGATAGCGCGCATACCGGCCAACGGCATGGTGCCCGGCAAGCGCGTTACGCCGGACGCCCTGGTGCGGCTGGCGGAAAAGCACGGCGCGCGCAGCATGGCCTTTACCTACAACGAGCCCACGGTCTTTTTCGAGCAGGTCTATGAAACCGCCGGACTGGCCCAGGCCATGGGCATGCGGGTCATTCTGGTCAGCAACGGCTTTATGGCCGAGGACTTTCTGCTGCCCCTGCGCCGCCGGGTCAATGCCGTCAATGTGGATCTGAAATCCTTCAGCGACGATTTTTACCGCGACTATTGCGGCGGCCGCCTTCAGCCCGTCCTGGACAATTTGAAGGCCATCAAGGCGCTGGGCTGGTGGCTGGAAGTGACCACCCTGGTCATTCCGGGTTGTAACGACAGCGAAGCCGAACTACGGGATATGGCCGCCTTTGTGCATGGCGAACTGGGCCCGGACACGCCTTGGCATCTCTCGGCCTTTCACGGGGCCTATCACATGGCCGGGCATCCCTCCACGCCGCCGGCCCGGCTGGAGGACGCCTGGCGCATCGGCCGGGAAGCGGGCCTGCATTTCGTGTACATCGGCAATGTGTCCAGCGCGTTGGGCGGCACTACCTTTTGTCCGGCTTGCGGCGCGCCGGCCATTGAGCGCCGGGGCTGGCAGACGCGGCAATTGGGCGCGCCGGGGCAATGCCCTTCCTGCAAGGCTGCTCTGCCCGGAGTCTGGAGGTGATTTTGGTCTATACCGGCAACGGCAAGGGCAAGACCAGCGCCTGCGTGGGCCAGGCCGTGCGCGCGTTGGGGCAGAACATGACCGTGGCCTTCGGCCAGTTCATGAAGCGGGACGGCCAGGCCGGGGAGCAGCGCATGCTGGCGCAATGGCTGGGCCCGCGTTTTCTGGCCGGAGGCGAAGGCTTTCTGCGTCGTGAGAAGGATCGCCCGGCCCATCGGGCCGCCGCTCTGCGCGTGCTGGCCTGGGCGCGCGCGCGCGTGCCGGAGGCCGATATGCTCATCCTGGACGAATGCCTCTACGCCCTGGACGCGGGCATCCTGACCCGGCAGGAAGTGGAGGCGCTCATGGCCGAAACCCGCGCTGCGGGCCGCCATCTGGTGCTCTCCGGCCGCAACGCGCCGGACTGGCTCGTGCGGGAGGCGGATCTGGTCACGGAGATGGGCGAGATCAAACATCCCTGGCGGGCGGGCGTCAAAGCCGCGCCCGGCATTGAATTCTGAGGTTTGCATGCCTTTGCCTGAATTCTCTTCCGAAGCCCCGTTGACCATCTACGTGGCCGGTTCCTTCAAACACAAGCACGGCGTTCGTCTGCTGGGCCGTGAATTGCGCGCCCTGGGCTGCCGTATGCTGGACTGGACTGAAAAGGCCGTGCCCCCGCCGGGCCTGACCCCGGCGGAGCGCCGCATCTGGATGGATACGGACCGGGACGGCGGCCAGGTCTATGCGTTTTGCCGCAATGCCTGCCTTACGGCGGATCTGGTGATCTACTACGGCGCGTCAGGCCAGGATGCCGGAGTGGAAGTGGGTCTGGCCGCCGGAGCCGGGGTGCCGGTGCTGGGCATCCGGGGCCCGCTGGAAGGGCCGGGCCTCATGCTGCACGGCGCGGTCAGCGTCTGGGTGGACGGCGCGGAGGACGCCCTGGATCTGGTCGGGCGGGTGCTGGCCCATGCCGCTGCGGCCTGGGCCACGCTGAATGCCGAACCGGACGCCGCCGTGCGTCGCCTGGGCGGGGCTTTGCTGCGGCGAAAGGGCTGAGTATCTGCACTGTGGCGACATGTTTGCTTCACGCTGTGTAAAATAATTTATACTGAAAAATCGTTGACATAGATTGGAGTATCACGTTTATTCGTAATATGCCAAAATGGAATGACGGCAGCCTGCGCATGGTTGCGCGGGCCGTGTTTGTTGTCCTGCTGCTGACGTTTTGCACGCCCTTCACGCTGTTCAGCGAAGGACGGCAGTACGTCATGCAGAGCCACGACGAGAGCTCACACCACTATATCGTTCCTCTGCCCGGTGATGAGGCCTCCGCGTCCGCGCCGGTTCTTCTCAGGCGGACCGTCGTCTTCCGTGTCGGCGAAGCCGGTTTTCCCGTTCCTCCCGCCCATCCTGTTTTTTCTCTGGACCATCCTCCGGAATAGCCCCCATTGCCGTGCCGCGAGCTTTCTTCTTTCGCGGCATCCATCGGCGACCGGTTTCCTGTCCTCCGTATGAGCGCGGCGTTGCGCGCGCTCCGCGCGGTTCACGCGTCGATTTCTTTCGGGGTTCGCGGCCCGTCTCGATCCGCGTCAGAACCCGGCGGAAGCCTCGTTGCGCGCCCGCGCCGTCCCCCGGTGCAGTTTGTGCTTGAAAAGGAGATTCCAATGCTTACGGCGCTTTCCGGATATATTCGCGACAGATGGCCGTTTTCCCACACAGTCCGCATTGCCGGGCTGGAAAATTTTGTTGAGCGCTGCCATGCGGAGGCATGGCACATTTATGCCATTAAAAAACGTATCTGGCGGCGGCATGTCTGCGTCGCCTGCGGCTGGCTGGCCGACAGCCTGCCCCGCGACGCGCGCATCTTCGAACCAGGATGCGGCAGCGGCGCGAATCTGCTCTGGCTGGCGCAACAGGGCTTCACCCGCTTGCAGGGAGCCGATATTTCCGCCGAAGTCGTCGCACTTTGCCGTGGTCTTTCACGCCAGACCGGAGCGAGTCTTGATGTCTGGCAGGATGACGGTCTTGCGCCGACGCGTCCGCCCCGGCGCGTGGACGCCATTCTTTCGGTCAACTGGCTGTATCACATTCCCGGAGCTTCCATGGAAAGTTTTTTGCGTACCTACCGGCCCTGCCTGAACACCGGGGGAAAAATTGTCTGCGACGTGGTTGACGCCTCCTACAACCGCGTTACCGACAATGAGTTCCACACACGCGACAGGCATCTTCCCCCGCTGCGGCGCAGGCCTTCGGAATATACTTTCCGGCTTTCCCGTGAAGAAATGGAGAATATCGCCGCGCGCCACGGCTTCAGCATCGTGCGGCATACGCTGCTGCGCGCGCGCCCGCAGAGGGCCGTATATCTGCTGGAAAGCAGGTAGAAGGCAGTAAATCAAGGGAACACTGATACGTAAAGGGGACGCGGCCATGCCGCGTCCCCTTTACGTATCAGTGTTGTTCAGAGCTTATATGTTCACCGGTTGGGACGGCGCGGCCTGGGGTTGCGCCGGAGGCGTGGCCTGGGGTTGCGCCGGAGGCGTGGCCTGGGCGGGCTGTTGGGCCGGAGTCCGGGCCGGGGGCAGCTCCCGTTCGCCCACGCCTTCCCGGCCCGCCTGCGCGCCGGTCTGCGCGTCCGCCTCCGCCGGGGCTTTGCCCGGCCGCTGGGGCAGCATCAGATAGCTGGTCACCGAGGTCACGCCCTTGACCTTGCGCGCGGTACGGATGGCGATCTGTTTTTCCTCGTCGTCCTTGACTACGCCCAGCAGAACCACGCGCCCGGCATTGACCTCCGTGTCGATACGGGTGGAGGACAGTCCTTTGGCCCCGATCAGGTCGGTGCGCAGCGAGGCGGCCAGGGCGAAGTTGCTGGTATCGCTCTTGGCCGGAGAGAACCAGTGCGGCGTCACGGAACGCGGCTTGTAGCGGCGGGCGATGGCCAGGGCCTTGCCCTGCATGTTCTGGGGCACTTCGCCCACCAGGAAGACGTTGCCGTAGTAGGAATAGACGGCAATGGACCAGCCGCCGCTGAAGTTTTCGTTCATCAGCGCGGTCTTGATGCTGGTAGCCAGGGTTTTGTCGTCGGTGATGGTATCCATGAGCCGCTGGTCGTCATACAGGCCGTAGGCGCTGTAGGCGCAGCCGTTGAGGGCCGCCAGGGCGGCCAGCAGCAGAACAAGGGCCAGACGTCGCATAGTGTTCCTCCTCCGGGCGCGGCTTATTTCATGTGCCGGATAAATGTGTTCAATATCCTGTCCGGAATCGAGCTTACTCGGCTTCGCGGCGGATGCGCGCGCCCACGGCGTTGAGTTTGTTTTCAATGCGCTCGTAGCCGCGATCCAGATGGTAGATGCGCCGCACCTCGGTGACGCCGCGCGCGGCCAGACCGGCCAGCACCAGGGACGCGCTGGCCCGCAGGTCCGAGGCCATGACCGGCGCGCCGGTCAGACGGCTCACCCCGCGCACCATGGCCGTGTGCCCGGAAACCTTGATCTGCGCGCCCATGCGCATCAGCTCCAGCACGTGCATGAAACGATTTTCAAAAATGCTTTCCTCCACCACGCTGGCCCCGTCGGCCAGACACATCAGGGCCATGATCTGGGCCTGCATGTCCGTGGGAAAGCCGGGGTAGGGCTGGGTGGTGATGTCCGCGCCGCGCAGGGGGCAGCCGCACTTGGCCAGCACGCCGTCGGGCGTGGCCGTGATGTCCATGCCCATGCTCTGTAGTTTGAGGATCACTGCCTCCAGCTCGGCAAAGGGACAGTGGCGCAGCAGCAGTTCGCCGCCGGTGATGCCCGCGGCCACCAGAAAAGTGCCCGCCTCGATGCGGTCGGCCATGACGGCGTATTCCGCGCCGTGCAGGCTGCTTACGCCCTGTACGCGGAGACAGCTCGTGCCCTGGCCCTCGATGCGCGCGCCGCAGGCCAGCAAAAAGTTGGCCAGATCCACCACTTCCGGTTCGCGGGCCGCGTTTTCCAGAATGCTTTCGCCTTCGGCCAGGACGGCGGCCATGAGCAGATTTTCCGTGCCGCCCACCGTGGGCAGGTCAAAGGTGATGTGCGCGCCCTTGAGCTTGCGGCAGCGGCCGATGATATAGCCTTCTTCCAGTTCGAAACGCGCGCCCATCTGTTCCAGACCCTTGAGGTGCTGGTCCACGGGGCGCGCGCCGATGGCGCAGCCGCCGGGCAGGGCCACGCGGGCCTGGCCGATGCGCGCCAGCAGCGGCCCCAGGCAGAGCACCGAGGCCCGCATGGTGCGCACCAGGTCGTAAGGGGCTTCGGGCCGCAGATCGCCCGGCGTCACCTCAACCCGCCGATCCTGATAGGAACAGGGGCAGCCCAGCATGTCCAGCAGCTTGAGCGTGGTGTGGATGTCGCGCAGATCCGGCACATTGGTGTATGTGACCGGCTCGCTCAGCAGGATGGAAGCGAACAGAATGGGCAGGGCGGCGTTTTTGGAACCGCTGACGTCGATGCTGCCGGTGAGCGGCACGCCGCCTTCAATGACCAGCTTGTCCATAATTCTCCAAGGGGGCTGTTGGGACGGGCAATGCCGGGGCCGTCCGTGATGGGGGAAACGCCGTCAGCGTAGATTTTTTTCTAAAGAAAATCCAGAGTCGTCCGTTGGAAAAATTACTTGCCAAACGGTCGGTCTCCGCGTATAGAAATCTCCCTGTGGCGGAAGTAGCTCAGTTGGTAGAGCACCTGGTTGTGGCCCAGGTGGCCGTGGGTTCAAGTCCCATCTTTCGCCCCATACATTTGCCCCGCGTCCGTTAGCCACGACGCGGGGTTTTCATTCGGAGCGTGGCGCAGCTTGGTAGCGCACCTGCTTTGGGAGCAGGGGGTCGAAGGTTCGAATCCTTTCGCTCCGACCAAATTTGCCGAAAGGGCTTATCCGTTGCGGATAGGCCCTTTTGTCGTGATGCGCCCGGCGCGGAAGCCGGGTTTTCAGGCCGGGGCGATGTTTTTTTCAGGCCCACCCCCTTCCGCATGGGCCGATAGGTCCTATCTGATAAGGCAATGCCGTTCAGCCGGAGCGGCGCACGTCACCGTCTCTCAAGCGAGGATTTTTTCATGAAGCTGCCTGAACTTCCCACTGTGTTGAAAATGCGCGTTGTGCTGAAAACCCTGGCCGTGCAGGCCTGCCTTCTGGTGGGCATTCTGGTTGTGGTCTGGGGCCTGCAGCGCGTTTATGCCATGGTGGACACCACCACCTTTCCGGACCCCGTGGCCGTGCCGGAGAATGCCGACCAGCTCTCCGACAATGAAAAAGGCAAAATCCTGCTGGACGCCATTACCCATCAGCTGCGCTACGAACTGAACTCCCCCTTCGGCTGGAGCTTCAACGACATCGTCTTCAACCGTTTCGTGCTGGATAACCGCGCATACCGCCAGTACGGCGTGTATCACGCCACAAAATTCCTGCTGGATCTCTATTCCAGCCAGATCGCCAAACTGGGCTCCAGCGACCGCGAAAGCGAATTTCTCTACAAGGCGCGCATCAACAGCTTTGCCATGGACCCGCGCAGCTTCATGTTCCCCTCGGCCGAGGGCTCCTACAAAAAGGGCCTCAAGCTGCTGGAACAGTACAAAGACTCGCTGGACAAGGGCACGGGCGTCTACAATTGCCGCACCGACGACCTGTACGCCTCCTTTGTCACGGTCACGGGCGAGAACATGCTGGGCTATGCTCTGGGCCTGCTGGAAAACGCCCAGAACATGCCTTTCTATGAGCTGGACAATCGCATCTACGAAGTGCAGGGCATAGCGCTGGTGCTGCGGGACTTCATCAATACCCTGTATGTTCTGTATCCCGAGATCCGGGCCAAGAACAACGAGAGCAACATGGCCGCCGCCATGGATTGCCTGAACCGCATCTGCACCTATGACCCGCTTTACATTACCTCGTCCTTCAACTCCGGCGAGCTGATCCTGTCCTATCTGATGTTCGCCAAGGCCCGCCTGGAAGAC is a genomic window containing:
- a CDS encoding YccF domain-containing protein, whose translation is MSCLGNVIWFLLGGIWMGLTWWFFGVLCFISIVGIPWGRACFVIGEFAFFPFGKMPVSRDVLTGQPDIGTGPFGTVGNIIWLLLAGIWIAMQHLIWALFCAVTIIGIPFAWQHVKLAALALCPIGKTIVPVAVAEAAERAAADERVRSSRS
- the purM gene encoding phosphoribosylformylglycinamidine cyclo-ligase; protein product: MSSERAKAYTQAGVNIEAGNALVGRIKHLVASTQIRGVISDIGGFGGLFRPDLSGMSEPVLVSSTDGVGTKLKLAFTFNKHDSVGIDLVAMSVNDILVQGATPLFFLDYFATGKLDVDTAETVVSGVAEGCRQAGCALLGGETAEMPDMYAPGEYDLAGFCVGLVDNAKLIDGSGIQVGDVIVGVASSGLHSNGFSLARQVLARSGLKADDAFPGADGASVRDVLLTPTTIYVEAVRSLLRDMNVKGMAHITGGGFYDNIPRVLPSQVEARINFGSWQLPPVFHWLKNAGELSWPEILQIFNGGIGYVLILPAEQAEEAINRIQAFNLRAWRIGEIARRAQDGEQVVVNF
- the amrS gene encoding AmmeMemoRadiSam system radical SAM enzyme, which translates into the protein MRAMLWEPLSGGTGGEVRCRLCAHACRLKKGGKGLCGVRVNLGGEMVSLVGDVVTSAQMDPVEKKPLYHFLPGSKTFSVGSAGCNFRCRFCQNYQIARIPANGMVPGKRVTPDALVRLAEKHGARSMAFTYNEPTVFFEQVYETAGLAQAMGMRVILVSNGFMAEDFLLPLRRRVNAVNVDLKSFSDDFYRDYCGGRLQPVLDNLKAIKALGWWLEVTTLVIPGCNDSEAELRDMAAFVHGELGPDTPWHLSAFHGAYHMAGHPSTPPARLEDAWRIGREAGLHFVYIGNVSSALGGTTFCPACGAPAIERRGWQTRQLGAPGQCPSCKAALPGVWR
- a CDS encoding cob(I)yrinic acid a,c-diamide adenosyltransferase translates to MILVYTGNGKGKTSACVGQAVRALGQNMTVAFGQFMKRDGQAGEQRMLAQWLGPRFLAGGEGFLRREKDRPAHRAAALRVLAWARARVPEADMLILDECLYALDAGILTRQEVEALMAETRAAGRHLVLSGRNAPDWLVREADLVTEMGEIKHPWRAGVKAAPGIEF
- a CDS encoding class I SAM-dependent methyltransferase, whose protein sequence is MLTALSGYIRDRWPFSHTVRIAGLENFVERCHAEAWHIYAIKKRIWRRHVCVACGWLADSLPRDARIFEPGCGSGANLLWLAQQGFTRLQGADISAEVVALCRGLSRQTGASLDVWQDDGLAPTRPPRRVDAILSVNWLYHIPGASMESFLRTYRPCLNTGGKIVCDVVDASYNRVTDNEFHTRDRHLPPLRRRPSEYTFRLSREEMENIAARHGFSIVRHTLLRARPQRAVYLLESR
- a CDS encoding BON domain-containing protein, which gives rise to MRRLALVLLLAALAALNGCAYSAYGLYDDQRLMDTITDDKTLATSIKTALMNENFSGGWSIAVYSYYGNVFLVGEVPQNMQGKALAIARRYKPRSVTPHWFSPAKSDTSNFALAASLRTDLIGAKGLSSTRIDTEVNAGRVVLLGVVKDDEEKQIAIRTARKVKGVTSVTSYLMLPQRPGKAPAEADAQTGAQAGREGVGERELPPARTPAQQPAQATPPAQPQATPPAQPQAAPSQPVNI
- the murA gene encoding UDP-N-acetylglucosamine 1-carboxyvinyltransferase, whose translation is MDKLVIEGGVPLTGSIDVSGSKNAALPILFASILLSEPVTYTNVPDLRDIHTTLKLLDMLGCPCSYQDRRVEVTPGDLRPEAPYDLVRTMRASVLCLGPLLARIGQARVALPGGCAIGARPVDQHLKGLEQMGARFELEEGYIIGRCRKLKGAHITFDLPTVGGTENLLMAAVLAEGESILENAAREPEVVDLANFLLACGARIEGQGTSCLRVQGVSSLHGAEYAVMADRIEAGTFLVAAGITGGELLLRHCPFAELEAVILKLQSMGMDITATPDGVLAKCGCPLRGADITTQPYPGFPTDMQAQIMALMCLADGASVVEESIFENRFMHVLELMRMGAQIKVSGHTAMVRGVSRLTGAPVMASDLRASASLVLAGLAARGVTEVRRIYHLDRGYERIENKLNAVGARIRREAE
- a CDS encoding DUF2333 family protein, with product MKLPELPTVLKMRVVLKTLAVQACLLVGILVVVWGLQRVYAMVDTTTFPDPVAVPENADQLSDNEKGKILLDAITHQLRYELNSPFGWSFNDIVFNRFVLDNRAYRQYGVYHATKFLLDLYSSQIAKLGSSDRESEFLYKARINSFAMDPRSFMFPSAEGSYKKGLKLLEQYKDSLDKGTGVYNCRTDDLYASFVTVTGENMLGYALGLLENAQNMPFYELDNRIYEVQGIALVLRDFINTLYVLYPEIRAKNNESNMAAAMDCLNRICTYDPLYITSSFNSGELILSYLMFAKARLEDIRDSIRI